One part of the Tunicatimonas pelagia genome encodes these proteins:
- a CDS encoding SDR family oxidoreductase, producing the protein MENSDLFTISGKIIVITGGAGVLGGKMATMLLEHQAKVVILDLNQSSIDQKLKELHAISDNAVGYPCDVTSQEKLETVKQQILDKWGRIDVLINAAGGNMPGATVAPDQTVFDVSVDALQKVLDLNLMGSVLPTLVLGKVMADQKSGSIINISSMAATRSITRVLGYSLAKAGIDIFTRWMATEMSLKFGDGIRVNAIAPGFFIGEQNRRLLTNEDGSLTDRGNTIIKNTPMQRFGEAEELNGTILYLCSDASKFVTGTIVPIDGGFSAFSGV; encoded by the coding sequence ATGGAAAACAGCGACCTTTTTACTATTTCTGGAAAAATAATTGTCATCACCGGTGGCGCTGGGGTGCTCGGTGGGAAGATGGCAACGATGTTGCTGGAGCATCAGGCCAAAGTGGTGATTCTGGACTTAAACCAATCATCGATTGACCAAAAGCTGAAAGAGTTACACGCCATCAGTGACAATGCTGTTGGTTACCCTTGTGATGTTACCTCCCAGGAGAAGCTGGAAACGGTAAAACAGCAGATACTAGACAAGTGGGGGCGAATTGATGTGTTAATCAACGCTGCGGGTGGTAATATGCCCGGCGCAACCGTAGCTCCCGATCAAACGGTATTTGATGTATCGGTTGATGCTTTGCAAAAAGTACTGGATCTCAACCTGATGGGTTCAGTACTGCCTACATTGGTGTTGGGTAAGGTAATGGCCGATCAAAAATCGGGTAGTATTATCAATATTTCTTCCATGGCTGCTACCCGTTCTATTACGCGAGTGCTGGGGTATTCGTTGGCGAAGGCGGGTATCGATATCTTCACTCGGTGGATGGCTACTGAGATGTCCTTAAAGTTCGGTGATGGTATTCGAGTGAACGCAATTGCTCCGGGTTTTTTTATCGGAGAGCAAAACCGCCGCTTGCTTACTAACGAAGACGGTTCGCTTACCGACCGGGGTAATACGATCATCAAAAATACACCGATGCAACGCTTCGGTGAAGCAGAAGAACTGAACGGGACAATTCTCTACCTTTGCAGTGATGCTTCCAAGTTTGTAACCGGAACCATTGTGCCTATCGACGGCGGGTTCAGTGCATTCAGTGGAGTATGA